Proteins found in one Bremerella volcania genomic segment:
- a CDS encoding 30S ribosomal protein S1, which produces MEPTPQSPEASAPEASSAAPAPAETPVENTADGDDKEKKKVLIGSQRDAPAPAPAKRQPPKPKRPSQPRPAEDNDDPTQIPADLSETLAEASQEEGEPDYRLPVEGGKVHVPNRRETMEDIEAELEAAFGGTSIDDVMSNQTPAPAAVRLDEGDRVTGTVIRVHREDVFFDLPQGNQGIASIRSFVAPPSVGDKLEVSIGTFNGSQRLYEVGIPGASTSVQDWGDIKEGIVVDAVVDGVNKGGLECAVGTARGFIPASQVATYHVKDLEEFKGRKLQCLVTEANPEKRNLVLSARAVAEKMAEDNKKNVLGSLTVGQVREGTVTRIQDFGAFVDIGGVDGLVHVSQISWDRVSHPSDVLAEGQAVKVKVTKMDPETGKIGLSIRDTMENPWQKVASEFAVGKVVPGKVTKLMDFGAFVEIAPGIEGLVHVSEVSYSRISRVSSVLKVGEEVEVKVLSIDQAKRRISLSIKATQPPPADSKQGGRRKDEPETDVDRELSVKKKSNQPLKGGITNDQSEGAKFGLKW; this is translated from the coding sequence GTGGAACCCACCCCCCAATCTCCTGAAGCTTCGGCCCCGGAGGCTTCTTCCGCCGCTCCTGCACCCGCAGAAACCCCAGTCGAAAACACCGCCGATGGCGACGACAAGGAAAAGAAGAAGGTGCTGATCGGTTCGCAGCGAGATGCTCCGGCACCAGCGCCCGCCAAGCGTCAGCCCCCCAAGCCCAAGCGTCCTTCGCAGCCCAGACCCGCCGAAGACAACGACGATCCGACCCAAATCCCGGCCGACCTGAGCGAAACGTTGGCCGAGGCCTCGCAGGAAGAAGGCGAGCCGGACTACCGCTTGCCAGTCGAGGGGGGCAAGGTTCACGTCCCCAATCGCCGCGAGACGATGGAAGACATCGAAGCCGAACTGGAAGCCGCGTTCGGTGGAACGTCGATCGACGACGTGATGAGCAACCAAACGCCAGCCCCGGCGGCCGTTCGCCTGGACGAAGGAGACCGCGTGACCGGCACCGTCATTCGCGTGCATCGCGAAGACGTCTTCTTCGATCTGCCCCAAGGCAACCAAGGGATCGCTTCGATTCGCAGCTTCGTGGCACCTCCTTCGGTGGGCGACAAGCTCGAAGTTTCGATCGGCACGTTCAACGGTAGCCAGCGTCTCTATGAAGTCGGCATCCCCGGTGCTTCGACCAGCGTTCAAGACTGGGGAGACATCAAGGAAGGAATCGTCGTCGACGCGGTGGTTGATGGCGTGAACAAGGGTGGCCTCGAGTGTGCCGTCGGTACGGCTCGCGGCTTCATCCCGGCCAGCCAGGTTGCGACCTACCACGTGAAGGACCTGGAAGAGTTCAAGGGACGCAAGCTGCAGTGCCTGGTGACCGAAGCCAATCCCGAGAAGCGCAACCTGGTGCTCAGTGCCCGGGCAGTCGCCGAGAAGATGGCCGAAGACAACAAGAAAAACGTCCTGGGCAGCTTGACCGTGGGTCAGGTTCGCGAAGGGACCGTCACGCGTATTCAAGACTTCGGCGCATTCGTCGACATCGGCGGCGTCGATGGCCTGGTTCACGTGAGCCAGATCAGCTGGGACCGCGTATCACATCCTTCCGACGTCCTGGCCGAAGGTCAGGCCGTGAAGGTGAAGGTTACCAAGATGGATCCCGAGACCGGCAAGATCGGTCTCTCGATCCGCGACACCATGGAGAACCCCTGGCAAAAGGTCGCCAGCGAGTTCGCCGTCGGCAAGGTCGTGCCTGGCAAGGTGACCAAGCTGATGGACTTCGGTGCGTTCGTTGAAATTGCCCCTGGCATCGAAGGCCTGGTGCACGTCAGCGAAGTGAGCTACAGCCGCATCAGCCGTGTTTCCAGCGTACTGAAAGTGGGTGAAGAAGTCGAAGTGAAGGTCCTCAGCATCGACCAGGCCAAGCGCCGGATCAGCCTCTCGATCAAAGCCACCCAGCCGCCACCGGCCGACTCGAAGCAAGGCGGCCGCCGCAAGGACGAGCCGGAAACCGACGTCGACCGCGAACTGTCGGTCAAGAAGAAGTCGAACCAGCCACTCAAAGGGGGCATCACCAACGACCAAAGCGAAGGCGCCAAGTTCGGCTTGAAATGGTAA
- a CDS encoding alkaline phosphatase family protein: protein MPRLFSLAIVALLVAGSSLSAAEKSKHVLLLGIDGCRFDALTKAKTPNLDKLRENGIYSPTALILGDRYLKNDTVSGPGWGSINTGVWADKHNVQDNGFKEPKFDKYPHFFHYVKKSMPEAKTVSIINWTPIAQYIVSSADVSIDTKKGTSYAEADDDAAAAAIVELAKDDGPTAMMLYLGEVDEAGHAHGFHPTVPEYIAAIEHVDTLVGSVLEAIEKRTDQQWLIVVTSDHGGSGKGHGGGHKNPDILNSFLIVSGEAAKRGKFEKQVYIVDAVPTLLTYLGVEIDEAWELDGHAVGLK from the coding sequence ATGCCCCGTTTATTTTCACTTGCGATTGTTGCCCTGCTGGTTGCTGGAAGCTCCCTTTCCGCCGCCGAAAAATCGAAGCACGTCCTGCTGTTGGGCATCGATGGCTGCCGTTTCGATGCGTTGACCAAGGCCAAAACGCCGAACCTCGATAAGCTGCGCGAGAACGGGATTTACTCGCCGACGGCGCTCATCCTGGGGGATCGTTACCTGAAGAACGACACCGTCAGCGGGCCTGGCTGGGGCAGCATCAACACCGGCGTCTGGGCCGACAAGCACAATGTGCAGGACAACGGCTTTAAGGAGCCCAAGTTCGACAAGTACCCGCACTTCTTTCACTACGTGAAGAAGAGCATGCCGGAGGCGAAGACCGTTTCGATCATCAACTGGACACCGATCGCCCAGTACATCGTTTCGTCGGCCGACGTATCGATCGACACGAAGAAGGGGACCTCGTACGCCGAAGCCGACGACGACGCAGCCGCCGCGGCCATCGTGGAACTCGCCAAGGATGACGGCCCCACCGCGATGATGCTCTACCTGGGCGAAGTCGATGAAGCCGGCCACGCCCACGGCTTTCACCCCACGGTCCCTGAGTACATTGCCGCGATCGAGCATGTCGATACGCTGGTCGGCAGCGTGCTCGAAGCAATCGAAAAACGCACCGACCAACAGTGGCTGATCGTCGTCACCAGCGACCACGGCGGCTCCGGCAAAGGACACGGCGGCGGACACAAAAACCCCGACATCCTGAACAGCTTCCTGATCGTCAGCGGCGAAGCCGCCAAGCGAGGGAAGTTTGAAAAACAGGTCTACATCGTCGATGCGGTGCCGACTTTGCTGACGTACCTGGGCGTCGAGATCGACGAAGCCTGGGAGTTGGACGGACACGCGGTTGGGCTGAAGTAA
- a CDS encoding fatty acid desaturase family protein, producing MSDTSDKSLQAPLHCNKTDDFSMAEARKSIGDLFQPKPWIYWTDFLVSFSVGLVCFRMVRQSELFSWQQALFFVISSCLFYRLAMFIHELVHLRTGTFTAFRVTWNLLVGIPFLMPSFVYYTHLDHHRRKHYGTDMDGEYLPIEYEGRWQIFAFLASSFVVPFLAVFRFLVLTPLTWISPRFRDWAFQHASSMVIDPKYIRPLPTKTAMRLIRLQEGLCFLWCLGVLIGALTVGGYPYPFLIQAYCTGVFILTLNALRTLVAHRWHNHEGEMTFLEQLLDSVNFPGNKWITQIWAPIGTRFHALHHMFPSLPYHAMPEAHRRLIEKLPEGSPYHQTNETSFTHAFLDLWKRCGRLMNRPARPATQAESTNVEPASSHNEMAKSA from the coding sequence ATGAGCGACACCTCCGACAAATCTTTGCAAGCTCCTTTGCACTGCAACAAGACCGATGATTTTTCGATGGCCGAGGCCCGTAAGTCGATTGGTGACTTGTTCCAGCCCAAGCCGTGGATCTACTGGACCGACTTTCTGGTGAGCTTCTCGGTCGGGCTGGTTTGCTTTCGGATGGTCCGTCAAAGCGAACTGTTCAGCTGGCAGCAAGCGTTGTTCTTCGTGATCAGCAGTTGTTTGTTTTACCGATTGGCGATGTTCATTCACGAACTGGTCCATCTTCGTACCGGCACCTTCACGGCGTTCCGCGTGACGTGGAACCTGCTGGTGGGCATTCCTTTCCTGATGCCGTCGTTCGTCTATTATACGCACCTCGATCATCATCGCCGAAAACACTACGGCACCGATATGGATGGCGAGTACCTCCCGATCGAATACGAAGGCCGCTGGCAGATTTTTGCCTTTTTAGCCTCGAGCTTTGTCGTTCCATTTCTGGCCGTTTTTCGTTTCCTGGTACTGACGCCACTGACCTGGATCAGCCCCCGTTTCCGCGACTGGGCATTTCAGCACGCGTCGTCGATGGTGATCGATCCGAAATACATTCGTCCGCTGCCGACCAAGACCGCCATGCGATTGATTCGTCTGCAGGAAGGGTTGTGCTTCCTGTGGTGCCTGGGCGTGCTGATTGGGGCACTGACCGTAGGTGGGTACCCGTATCCCTTCCTGATTCAGGCCTACTGTACCGGCGTGTTCATCCTGACGTTGAACGCCCTGCGTACGCTGGTCGCTCATCGTTGGCACAACCACGAAGGGGAAATGACCTTCCTGGAACAGTTGCTGGACTCGGTGAACTTTCCCGGCAACAAGTGGATTACCCAGATCTGGGCACCCATCGGTACGCGTTTCCATGCATTGCATCACATGTTCCCCTCGCTGCCGTACCACGCGATGCCGGAAGCGCATCGCCGTTTGATCGAGAAGCTGCCGGAAGGCTCGCCGTATCATCAGACGAACGAGACCTCTTTCACGCACGCGTTCCTCGATTTGTGGAAACGCTGCGGCCGGCTGATGAATCGTCCGGCCCGGCCAGCGACGCAAGCCGAATCGACGAACGTCGAACCGGCTTCCTCCCACAACGAGATGGCCAAGTCGGCTTAG
- a CDS encoding YidH family protein, producing MSTEQQKPLPPSDPRVFFAAERTMLAWLRTGLAVIGVGFLVARFGLFLRMLRHPGVDISPPLFSSLIGISFVLLGATLIGVSAWQHRGFIREMTLDQRPRRYSMYLAVWVSAVVTLLGLALAIYLLLSVFTGEPIHAAGSSPSQ from the coding sequence ATGAGCACTGAACAGCAAAAGCCGTTGCCACCGTCTGATCCGCGTGTCTTCTTCGCTGCCGAGCGGACCATGCTCGCGTGGCTGCGTACGGGGCTCGCCGTGATTGGCGTTGGGTTTCTGGTTGCGCGGTTTGGTTTGTTTCTCCGGATGCTCCGCCACCCCGGCGTCGATATCAGTCCGCCGCTGTTCTCTTCGCTAATCGGTATTAGTTTCGTTTTGTTGGGTGCCACGCTGATTGGCGTCTCGGCCTGGCAGCATAGGGGGTTCATTCGCGAGATGACGCTCGACCAGCGGCCCCGTCGTTACAGCATGTATCTGGCCGTGTGGGTATCGGCCGTCGTGACGCTTCTGGGATTGGCACTAGCAATCTACTTGCTTCTGAGTGTTTTTACCGGCGAGCCAATCCACGCGGCAGGTTCTTCCCCTTCTCAATAG
- a CDS encoding DUF7133 domain-containing protein: MTSSRSLFARVLSVVTLCLLPATLRAADAPKPIKALLVTGGCCHDYQTQKNIIKEGLEARAHIEVTVVHEGGSTTDTKIPLYQNPNWAEGYDIVLHNECFAAVKDPAWTARVLKPHQEGLPGVVIHCAMHCYRDGTDQWFKFCGVTSHRHGAHYPHAVYNYDAQHPIMQGFGPAWANPQGELYHIAKVWENTHVLGASKELNQGDEHVCIWTNQYGDAKVFGTTLGHHNETMEADTFLNMLTRGTLWACDKLSDEYLKPVDAAPKLVPVNLALDKPAKASSEETGKNNFAKNAFDGDKSTRWCAGGANYPQWLEVDLGEPKELRGAQIDWESEGGVYQYTIDGSADGKSWKTIVDQSQKDDNKHDFEFVAGGFRYIRVSALNSKHGGWASIRELRLLGKEMIEVAPEKAKQDEDAQKLAEVKLPEGFEKTIFAAPPAVNYPVFVAASPEGDVYVSVDKNGSLDRELKRGAIHRLRDTDGDGKADEVKLFVPDVDSPRGIVWDRDRLYVLHPPHLSAFIDEDGDGRSDKQEILIKNLAFTFKDRPADHTSNGVTLGIDGWLYLAIGDFGFMEAEGADGRKLQCRGGGVLRVRPDGSNMEMYSYGTRNILEVAVDPLMNAFTRDNTNDGGGWDIRLHHFSGLEDHGYPRLYMNFGEEIVQPLADYGGGSGCGALYMDEPGFPEGYGNALYTADWGRSWIYRHNPKRKGATFEVNQEEFLGLPRVTDLDVDANSNIYAASWKGATFKYNGEDVGYLVQVKPKGYKAEALPNLREASEDELFAMLYSESHRRRLAAQRELLARSDFSTKKGKELVLATFKKAMSIAKGKEFDRKKPSPETRVAALYLATQIVLEANSVRGPDISLESSFAEFEPLFSDSDIGPLVIRALSDFVAAGGVNLEISAHGPLNRLIEEQFNSKNPRMVLEAIIAKGRLTPPANVTNWESERAGGAATFLGSDDPVLRHTAFRTVVNLEDYEAMFAIIDGRTASERKRQFALFALQRMHKPEVVDGLIERLAKEDDAYRRQGLLTALCRLYFVDGQWKGNSWGTRPDTRGPYYQPEKWELSDKIGGVLRSTLASADNEESAFLLTQLQRHRVELDGTLRLALEKAANDPKFAAAAVNLIASSNALPSEAIGLLKSTATGDATDAEVRGQAVTALLRSTDADTVKVALAGLTKLHQADANSAAFKKAFSQFQNKDQLSRQIGVLESLAKTPTTGEAVWAEAGLLTLSQQKKLSPEVESTVTSSLASGWNDPARQPQLLSAAMIVNDRQLEDKVLGLLDSKSAEVASAASKVADAWKLKAQMNKPTGPKVATIDPAEVIKMVVGMKGNKARGEQLFAKLACNKCHTVDPNETPRGPYLPQVAKTYKRDQLTEAIVLPSKSLAQGFVTNIFQMEDGRLLSGFITFEGPEKIVIRDNQGNEITLNPDEILGQKKDDISIMPVGLANEATVQELADLVTYLESLASKAGTK; this comes from the coding sequence ATGACATCCTCCCGCTCGCTTTTTGCCCGCGTTTTGTCTGTAGTCACGCTTTGCCTTTTGCCGGCCACCCTTAGGGCGGCTGACGCCCCGAAGCCCATCAAGGCGCTGCTGGTGACCGGCGGCTGCTGCCACGACTACCAGACGCAGAAGAACATCATCAAAGAAGGGCTCGAAGCCAGGGCTCACATCGAAGTGACCGTGGTCCACGAAGGGGGCAGCACCACCGATACCAAGATTCCCCTCTACCAGAATCCCAACTGGGCAGAAGGGTACGACATCGTCCTGCACAACGAATGCTTCGCCGCGGTAAAAGATCCCGCGTGGACCGCGCGCGTGTTGAAGCCGCATCAGGAAGGCCTGCCAGGCGTCGTCATTCACTGTGCGATGCACTGCTATCGTGACGGAACCGATCAGTGGTTCAAGTTCTGCGGCGTGACTTCGCATCGTCATGGTGCCCATTATCCGCACGCCGTTTACAACTACGACGCACAGCATCCCATCATGCAGGGCTTCGGCCCTGCCTGGGCGAACCCGCAAGGCGAGCTGTATCACATCGCGAAGGTGTGGGAGAACACGCACGTGTTGGGGGCTTCCAAGGAGCTGAACCAAGGGGACGAGCACGTCTGCATCTGGACCAACCAATATGGCGACGCCAAGGTCTTCGGCACCACGCTTGGTCATCACAACGAAACGATGGAAGCCGACACATTCCTGAACATGTTGACCCGCGGCACGCTGTGGGCCTGCGATAAGCTGAGCGATGAATACCTGAAGCCAGTCGACGCCGCACCGAAGCTGGTTCCGGTGAATCTCGCTTTGGACAAACCGGCCAAGGCCTCGAGCGAAGAGACCGGCAAGAACAACTTCGCCAAGAACGCTTTCGATGGAGACAAGTCGACCCGCTGGTGTGCCGGCGGAGCGAACTACCCGCAGTGGCTGGAAGTCGACCTGGGCGAGCCGAAAGAACTGCGTGGCGCTCAGATCGATTGGGAATCGGAAGGGGGCGTCTATCAGTACACGATCGACGGCAGCGCCGACGGCAAGAGCTGGAAGACGATCGTCGACCAGTCGCAGAAAGACGACAACAAGCACGACTTTGAATTCGTCGCTGGCGGCTTCCGTTACATCCGCGTCAGCGCATTGAACAGCAAGCACGGCGGCTGGGCTTCGATTCGCGAGTTGCGCCTGCTCGGTAAGGAGATGATCGAAGTCGCTCCGGAGAAAGCCAAGCAGGACGAAGACGCTCAGAAGCTGGCCGAAGTGAAGCTGCCGGAAGGGTTCGAGAAGACGATCTTCGCGGCGCCACCGGCGGTGAACTATCCGGTCTTCGTGGCCGCTTCGCCGGAAGGAGACGTCTACGTTTCGGTCGACAAGAACGGTTCGCTCGATCGCGAACTGAAGCGCGGTGCCATCCATCGTCTGCGAGACACCGACGGCGACGGCAAGGCGGACGAGGTGAAGCTGTTCGTGCCGGACGTCGATTCCCCCCGCGGCATCGTGTGGGATCGCGATCGGTTGTACGTGCTGCATCCGCCGCATCTGAGTGCGTTCATCGACGAAGACGGCGACGGCCGCAGCGACAAGCAAGAGATTCTGATCAAGAACCTGGCGTTCACCTTCAAGGATCGCCCGGCCGACCATACGTCCAACGGTGTGACGCTAGGGATCGATGGCTGGTTGTACCTGGCGATCGGGGACTTCGGTTTCATGGAGGCTGAAGGGGCCGATGGACGCAAGCTACAGTGCCGCGGTGGCGGCGTGCTGCGGGTTCGTCCCGATGGCTCGAACATGGAGATGTACAGCTACGGCACGCGGAACATCCTGGAAGTGGCCGTCGACCCGCTGATGAATGCCTTCACGCGTGACAACACGAACGACGGCGGCGGCTGGGACATTCGCCTGCATCACTTCAGCGGCCTGGAAGACCACGGCTATCCCCGCTTGTACATGAACTTCGGCGAAGAGATCGTCCAGCCGCTGGCCGATTACGGTGGTGGTTCCGGATGCGGTGCGTTGTACATGGACGAACCCGGCTTCCCCGAAGGTTACGGCAACGCGCTGTACACCGCCGACTGGGGCCGCAGCTGGATCTATCGCCACAATCCGAAGCGGAAGGGAGCGACCTTCGAGGTCAATCAGGAAGAGTTTTTGGGATTGCCGCGCGTGACCGACCTGGACGTCGACGCCAACAGCAATATTTATGCTGCGAGCTGGAAGGGAGCGACCTTCAAGTATAACGGCGAGGACGTTGGGTATTTGGTGCAGGTGAAGCCGAAGGGATATAAGGCCGAGGCTTTGCCGAACCTGCGGGAAGCCAGCGAAGACGAATTGTTCGCGATGCTCTATTCAGAGAGTCATCGTCGCCGGTTGGCGGCTCAGCGTGAGTTGCTGGCCCGGAGTGACTTTAGCACGAAGAAAGGAAAAGAACTCGTTCTGGCAACTTTCAAGAAGGCTATGTCTATCGCGAAAGGGAAGGAATTCGATCGTAAGAAGCCCTCCCCTGAAACCCGAGTCGCAGCGCTCTACCTTGCGACGCAGATAGTGCTTGAGGCGAATTCAGTACGAGGCCCTGATATCTCTCTGGAAAGTAGTTTTGCTGAGTTTGAGCCGCTATTCTCTGACTCCGATATTGGCCCCTTGGTTATTCGAGCGCTATCTGACTTCGTCGCTGCCGGTGGGGTCAATTTAGAGATTAGTGCTCATGGCCCCCTCAATCGCTTGATTGAAGAACAATTCAACAGCAAGAATCCAAGAATGGTGTTGGAGGCCATCATTGCCAAAGGTCGGCTTACACCACCAGCGAACGTAACGAATTGGGAAAGTGAACGAGCTGGTGGCGCTGCCACATTCCTCGGTTCCGATGACCCTGTGCTTCGTCACACGGCATTTCGCACCGTGGTTAACCTGGAAGATTACGAGGCAATGTTTGCGATCATCGATGGCCGCACTGCCAGCGAGCGTAAACGCCAGTTCGCCTTATTCGCTCTGCAGCGGATGCACAAGCCGGAAGTGGTCGACGGGCTCATTGAACGTCTGGCCAAGGAAGACGATGCCTATCGTCGCCAAGGTTTGCTGACCGCGCTGTGCCGGCTCTACTTCGTCGACGGCCAATGGAAGGGGAACAGTTGGGGGACGCGGCCGGATACGCGAGGTCCTTACTATCAGCCTGAGAAGTGGGAACTGTCCGATAAAATCGGCGGCGTGCTGCGCAGTACGTTGGCTTCGGCCGATAACGAGGAATCGGCGTTCCTGCTCACGCAGCTTCAGCGACATCGAGTCGAACTGGATGGCACGCTGCGTCTGGCCCTGGAGAAAGCGGCTAACGATCCGAAGTTTGCCGCCGCGGCGGTGAACCTGATTGCATCTTCCAACGCGCTTCCCAGCGAAGCGATCGGACTGTTGAAGTCGACCGCCACCGGCGACGCTACCGACGCGGAAGTTCGCGGCCAGGCCGTCACGGCCCTGCTCCGCAGCACCGACGCGGATACCGTGAAGGTCGCACTCGCAGGACTCACCAAGCTGCACCAGGCCGACGCCAATAGTGCCGCATTCAAGAAGGCTTTCAGCCAGTTCCAGAACAAGGATCAGCTGAGCCGTCAGATCGGTGTGCTGGAAAGTCTCGCCAAGACGCCGACCACGGGTGAAGCAGTTTGGGCCGAAGCTGGTCTGCTGACCCTCTCGCAGCAAAAGAAGCTGTCGCCCGAAGTGGAAAGTACCGTGACCAGTTCGTTGGCTTCCGGCTGGAACGACCCGGCTCGTCAGCCGCAACTGCTTTCTGCGGCGATGATCGTCAACGATCGTCAGTTGGAAGATAAGGTCCTGGGACTGCTCGACAGCAAGAGTGCCGAGGTCGCTTCGGCCGCCAGCAAGGTCGCCGATGCCTGGAAGCTGAAGGCCCAGATGAACAAGCCGACCGGCCCGAAGGTGGCCACGATCGATCCGGCGGAGGTCATCAAGATGGTCGTCGGCATGAAGGGGAACAAGGCTCGCGGCGAACAGCTCTTCGCCAAGCTGGCCTGTAACAAGTGCCATACGGTCGATCCGAACGAAACGCCGCGCGGCCCTTACCTGCCGCAGGTTGCCAAGACCTACAAGCGGGATCAGCTGACCGAAGCGATCGTGCTGCCGAGTAAGTCGCTGGCCCAAGGCTTCGTGACCAATATCTTCCAGATGGAAGACGGCCGCCTGCTGTCCGGCTTCATCACCTTCGAAGGCCCGGAGAAGATCGTCATCCGTGATAACCAGGGGAACGAAATCACCTTGAACCCCGACGAGATTCTCGGCCAGAAAAAGGACGACATCTCGATCATGCCGGTCGGCCTGGCTAACGAGGCAACCGTCCAGGAACTGGCCGACCTGGTGACCTACCTGGAAAGCCTGGCCTCGAAGGCTGGTACGAAGTAG
- a CDS encoding beta-ketoacyl-[acyl-carrier-protein] synthase family protein produces MQSQVEVVITGNGVVSPIGIGNEAVWESLMAGKSGIAPLSVFTMPDYPVTFGGELKDFDGKKYVKPRKALKVMCREIQTGFAAAALAMDQAGLEPGSVDPERLGVVYGSEMMYSDFEDLRAAYDQCIEEGWYQHDRWGPSAMSETNPLWMLKYLPNMPACHVGIYYDGRGHNNTICLEEASAINAVSEALAHLRRGTMDCMITGATGSRLNLNVLLYRGDSLLSHRNDEPEKASRPFEKDRDGSVSSEAAAAMVLETREKAEARGANILGKVLGASSTFGRVTADAPVSPTAVSSCIAATLRDSSITPDDLACIVSHGSGNIADDPLEAEGIKAALPGVPVAALKSYYGNSGSACGALDAGVAVLALQHGKVPATLNYDTPDPACDIPVIHGQPLDIDKPAILILSHTRKGQCAAMVVAKA; encoded by the coding sequence ATGCAGTCCCAAGTCGAAGTCGTAATTACTGGTAATGGGGTAGTGAGCCCCATCGGAATTGGCAACGAGGCCGTTTGGGAAAGCCTCATGGCTGGCAAGTCTGGGATTGCGCCCCTTTCCGTATTCACCATGCCCGACTACCCGGTCACCTTCGGGGGCGAGCTGAAAGACTTCGACGGCAAGAAGTACGTTAAGCCTCGCAAGGCGTTGAAGGTCATGTGCCGCGAGATCCAAACCGGATTCGCCGCGGCTGCTCTGGCGATGGACCAGGCCGGCCTCGAGCCTGGCAGCGTCGACCCGGAACGTCTTGGTGTCGTCTACGGCAGCGAGATGATGTACAGCGACTTCGAAGACCTGCGGGCCGCCTACGATCAGTGCATCGAAGAGGGCTGGTACCAACACGACCGCTGGGGTCCCTCGGCGATGAGCGAAACCAACCCGCTGTGGATGCTGAAGTACCTGCCCAACATGCCCGCTTGTCACGTGGGTATCTACTACGACGGTCGCGGCCACAACAACACGATCTGCCTGGAAGAAGCCAGCGCGATCAACGCGGTAAGCGAAGCGCTGGCCCACCTGCGTCGCGGGACGATGGACTGCATGATCACCGGGGCGACCGGCTCTCGTTTGAATTTGAATGTTCTGCTGTATCGTGGCGACTCGCTCCTTTCACACCGCAACGACGAGCCTGAGAAGGCCTCGCGTCCGTTTGAAAAAGATCGCGACGGATCGGTCAGCAGCGAAGCAGCCGCCGCGATGGTTCTCGAAACGCGCGAGAAAGCGGAAGCACGCGGGGCGAATATTTTGGGCAAAGTCCTCGGGGCCTCTTCGACATTTGGTCGTGTTACCGCCGATGCCCCTGTTTCCCCCACCGCGGTCAGCAGTTGCATCGCCGCGACCCTGCGTGATTCCAGCATCACCCCCGATGACCTGGCATGTATTGTGTCGCACGGTTCCGGCAACATTGCCGACGACCCGCTCGAAGCCGAAGGCATCAAGGCCGCGCTCCCTGGCGTCCCGGTCGCGGCCCTGAAAAGCTATTACGGCAACAGTGGATCCGCGTGCGGAGCACTCGACGCAGGCGTCGCCGTCTTGGCCCTACAGCACGGTAAGGTCCCAGCGACCTTGAATTACGATACGCCTGACCCGGCGTGTGATATTCCAGTCATTCATGGTCAGCCATTGGATATCGACAAGCCGGCGATCCTGATCCTCAGCCATACCCGCAAAGGGCAATGTGCGGCGATGGTCGTCGCCAAAGCCTAG
- a CDS encoding MarR family winged helix-turn-helix transcriptional regulator, whose translation MLRYDFEDSLGYWVFSVAHLMTRAMNDELGKLGITYRQWEVLCWLSYMGEITQSELADQMRIEAPTLVGVIDRMERDGWIVRETDPNDRRKKIIRATEKVEPMWEQMVNCAKSVRAKALRDVPQEEVQKAKGTLAVIRGNLLSELPGHNIPAEPIGQKQATQTR comes from the coding sequence ATGCTCCGTTACGACTTTGAAGATAGCTTGGGCTATTGGGTTTTCAGTGTCGCCCATCTGATGACGCGTGCGATGAACGATGAACTGGGGAAACTCGGCATCACCTATCGCCAATGGGAAGTCTTGTGCTGGCTCTCGTACATGGGTGAAATCACCCAAAGCGAACTGGCCGACCAGATGCGTATCGAAGCCCCCACGCTTGTCGGGGTGATCGACCGCATGGAACGCGACGGCTGGATCGTCCGCGAGACCGACCCCAACGATCGCCGCAAGAAGATCATCCGCGCCACCGAAAAGGTGGAACCCATGTGGGAACAAATGGTCAATTGCGCCAAAAGCGTGCGAGCCAAGGCCCTCCGCGACGTTCCGCAGGAAGAAGTCCAGAAGGCCAAAGGCACGCTGGCGGTCATTCGCGGCAATTTGCTTTCCGAACTCCCCGGGCATAATATCCCAGCAGAGCCCATCGGCCAGAAGCAAGCCACGCAGACGCGATAA